A part of Caretta caretta isolate rCarCar2 chromosome 1, rCarCar1.hap1, whole genome shotgun sequence genomic DNA contains:
- the LOC142068826 gene encoding olfactory receptor 52P1-like, with protein MSDSNSTDFTNPSTFILLGIPGLEGAQVWLSIPFCAMYAIVILGNFTILFIVKREPSLHGPVYYFLCMLVIADMVPSTAVVPKILSIFWFNSREINFSACLIQMFCLLSCTLVHSGILVAMAFDRYVAICDPLRYSTTLTNPVVAKIGLALVLRGVMLALPYPFLARRWPYCRTNIIPYTYCKHIAVVKLACADIRLSSYYSLAVSFLVTGVDVFCISMSYTQILRVIFSLPTKDARLKTFGTCGSHFCVILACYIAHLFSALTERFGHNMALHFHILMNNMYLLVPPMLNPIIYGVRSQQIRDSLLQLFTH; from the coding sequence atgtcagattccaactcaaccgacttcaccaacccctccaccttcatcctgctgggcattcctggcctggagggagCCCAAGTCTggctctccatccccttctgtgcCATGTATGCCATAGTCATCctggggaacttcaccatcctgttcaTCGTGAAGAGGGAGCCAAGCCTCCATGGGCCcgtgtactatttcctctgcatgctggtcATCGCCGACATGGTCCCATCTACGGCCGTCGTACCCAAAATTCTAAGtatcttctggttcaattccagggagatcaaTTTCAGCGCCTGCCTCATCCAGATGTTCTGCCTTCTCAGCTGCACTTTGGTGCATTCTGGGATCCTTGTGGCCATGGCTTTTgatcgctacgtggccatctgTGATCCCCTGAGATATTCCACCACTCTGACAAACCCTGTGGTGGCCAAAATTGGCCTGGCCCTGGTGCTGCGTGGCGTCATGCTCGCATTGCCCTATCCCTTCCTGGCGAGGAggtggccatattgcagaaccaacatcatTCCCTACACATACTGCAAGCACATAGCTGTAGTGAAGCTGGCTTGCGCCGACATCCGCCTCAGTAGTTACTACAGCCTGGCTGTGTCATTCTTGGTGACCGGCGTGGATGTGTTTTGTATCTCCATGTCCTATACCCAGATCCTCAGGGTCATCTTCAGCCTCCCAACAAAGGACGCCCGCCTCAAGACTTTTGGGACCTGCGGCTCCCACTTCTGTGTCATCTTAGCCTGTTACATCGCACATCTCTTCTCCGCCCTCACGGAACGGTTTGGGCACAATATGGCCCTGCATTTCCACATTCTCATGAACAACATGTATCTCCTGGTGCCCCCCATGTTAAACCCCATCATCTATGGGGTGAGGAGCCAACAGATTCGGGATAGTCTGCTCCAGCTCTTTACTCATTAA
- the LOC142070031 gene encoding neuronal acetylcholine receptor subunit alpha-10-like: protein MTSCSGAQGKFAYKLLHDLFANYSNALRPVEDTDRALNVTLRITLSQIIDMDERNQVLTAYLWIRQVWVDAYLSWDKDDYDGIDTVRIPSSYVWRPDIVLYNNADNQFTGSMETNVVIRYDGQVMWDSPAITKSSCKVDVSHFPFDGQQCRLTFGSWTYNGNQIDLVNGLDTADLTDFVENVEWEVLGMSAKRNVIIYGCCSEPYPDITYTLILKRRASFYIFNLLLPCIMISFLAPLGFYLPADSGKKVSLGVTVLLALTIFQLLVAESMPPSENVPLIGKYYIATMTMITASTALTIFIMNIHHCGPGAKPVPRWAKKFILQYMAQLFFVYEVGESCKSPKRQLGHQPTVQELLPQGLSNLSGQQDWKETGTCKNLECGREGQQHQVCVKSPCLCHHNSLLRNVEYIANCFRDQKAAQKRSGEWKKVAKVMDRIFMWVFFVMVFFMSMLIMGKAI from the exons ATGACCA GCTGCTCGGGGGCTCAGGGAAAATTCGCCTACAAGCTGCTCCACGACTTGTTTGCCAACTACTCCAACGCTCTGCGACCGGTGGAGGACACGGACCGGGCGCTGAACGTCACCCTGCGGATCACCCTGTCCCAAATCATCGACATG GACGAGCGGAACCAGGTCCTGACTGCCTACCTGTGGATCAGGCAGGTGTGGGTGGACGCCTACCTGAGCTGGGATAAGGACGATTACGATGGGATCGACACCGTCCGCATACCTAGTAGTTATGTATGGAGACCGGACATAGTCCTGTATAACAA CGCAGACAACCAGTTCACGGGCTCCATGGAGACCAACGTGGTGATCCGCTACGATGGGCAGGTGATGTGGGACTCCCCTGCCATCACCAAGAGCTCCTGCAAGGTGGACgtctcccacttccccttcgATGGGCAGCAGTGCCGACTGACCTTCGGCTCGTGGACCTACAACGGCAACCAGATCGACCTCGTGAATGGACTGGACACGGCCGACCTGACTGACTTCGTGGAGAACGtggagtgggaggtgctgggcatGTCAGCCAAGAGGAACGTCATCATCTACGGCTGCTGCTCGGAGCCCTACCCCGACATCACCTACACGCTGATTCTCAAGCGACGCGCCTCCTTCTACATCTTCAACCTGCTCCTCCCCTGCATCATGATCTCCTTCCTGGCCCCGCTGGGCTTCTACCTCCCAGCCGACTCTGGGAAGAAGGTCTCCTTGGGAGTGACAGTCCTGCTGGCGCTCACCATCTTCCAGTTGCTGGTGGCAGAGAGCATGCCACCCTCCGAGAACGTGCCGCTGATTG GGAAGTATTACATTGCCACCATGACCATGATCACAGCCTCTACCGCGCTGACCATATTCATCATGAACATTCACCACTGCGGCCCAGGAGCCAAGCCCGTGCCCAGGTGGGCCAAGAAGTTCATCCTGCAGTACATGGCCCAGCTATTCTTTGTCTATGAGGTGGGGGAGAGCTGCAAAAGTCCCAAGCGGCAACTGGGCCACCAGCCCACGGTCCAG GAGTTGCTGCCGCAGGGGCTCAGCAATCTCTCTGGCCAGCAGGACTGGAAAGAGACTGGGACATGCAAGAACCTAGAGTGCGGCCGGGAGGGGCAGCAGCACCAAGTCTGTGTGAAGAGCCCGTGCCTTTGCCACCACAACAGCCTGCTGAGGAACGTCGAGTACATTGCCAACTGCTTCCGGGACCAAAAGGCAGCTCAGAAACGGAGCGGCGAGTGGAAGAAAGTGGCCAAGGTCATGGATCGCATCTTCATGTGGGTCTTCTTTGTTATGGTCTTCTTCATGAGCATGCTCATCATGGGCAAAGCCATCTGA
- the LOC142068831 gene encoding olfactory receptor 52R1-like, translating to MQETPFCLSVGNLLSYSMSDSNSTDFTNPSTFILLGIPGLEAAHVWISIPFCAIYVIALLGNFTILFIVKREPSLHVPMYYFLCMLVVADVVPSTAVLPKMLSIFWFNSREINFSACLTQMFCLLSFSVMHSGILVAMALDRYVAICDPLRHSTTLTNPVVAKIGLAVVLRGIMLVLPYLFLARRWPYCRTNIIPYTYCKHIAVVKLACADIRISSYYSLAVAFLVTGVDVFCITVSYIQILRAIFSLPTKDARLKTFGTCGSHLCVILGSYIPHLFSALTERFGHNMALHFHVLMNNMYFLVPPMLNPIIYGVRSQQIRDSLLQLFTH from the coding sequence ATGCAGGAAACACCATTCTGCCTCAGCGTTGGAAACCTTCTCTcctactccatgtcagattccaactCAACCGACTTTACCAACCcttccaccttcatcctgctgggcattcctggcctggaggcagcccatgtctggatctccatccctttCTGTGCGATCTATGTCATAGCCCTCTTGGGGAACTTCACAATCCTGTTCATCGTGAAGAGGGAGCCAAGCCTCCATGtgcccatgtactatttcctctgcatgctggtcGTCGCCGACGTGGTCCCGTCTACGGCCGTCCTacccaaaatgctgagcatcttctggttcaattccagggagatcaaTTTCAGcgcctgcctcacccagatgttctgCCTTCTCAGCTTCTCTGTTATGCACTCTGGGATCCTTGTGGCCATGGCTTTGGATCGCTACGTGGCCATATGtgatcccctgagacattccaccacTCTGACAAACCCTGTGGTGGCCAAAATTGGCCTGGCCGTGGTGCTGCGTGGCATCATGCTCGTATTGCCCTATCTCTTCCTGGCGAGGAggtggccatattgcagaaccaacatcatTCCCTACACATACTGCAAGCACATAGCTGTGGTGAAGCTGGCCTGCGCCGACATCCGCATCAGTAGTTACTACAGCCTCGCTGTGGCATTCTTGGTGACCGGTGTGGATGTGTTTTGTATCACTGTGTCCTATatccagatcctcagggccatcttcagcctcccaaCAAAGGACGCCCGCCTCAAGACTTTTGGgacctgtggctcccacctctgtgtcatCTTAGGCTCTTACATCCCACATCTCTTCTCCGCCCTCACAGAACGGTTTGGGCACAATATGGCCCTGCATTTCCACGTTCTCATGAACAACATGTATTTCCTGGTGCCCCCCATGTTAAACCCCATCATCTATGGGGTGAGGAGCCAACAGATTCGGGATAGTCTGCTCCAGCTCTTTACTCATTAA